The following coding sequences are from one Pararge aegeria chromosome 13, ilParAegt1.1, whole genome shotgun sequence window:
- the LOC120628588 gene encoding complement component 1 Q subcomponent-binding protein, mitochondrial has protein sequence MSGLVRTAHRVIQTCVKSTGLSGAIVSRTQTPVKRDFTRGIWHMSCSTRMDSTSASTNLLSNHSNTCGCGCGLKALHTKGEKELVEFLTEEIVAERKAQKVKTLPTEVNGFVVKADSAEVTLTKQLKDELVRITFNVNHTVDSEDFGEDAQPEKQEFSEMRSKPQFEVDLVRGDSTLGFTCSFLQEPPSTNAEEYNDIFGIDEVTLYKGEWNEKVYAVAGDVLDGYLYDLLMNLLEEKGIGNEFVQKLSDFSTAYEHTAYINLLEGISKFTIGKQ, from the exons ATGAGCGGCTTAGTAAGAACAGCGCATAGAGTTATTCAAACATGCGTTAAAAGTACGGGTCTATCGGGTGCAATAGTGTCGCGCACGCAGACTCCCGTCAAACGTGACTTCACAAGAGGGATATGGCACATGAGCTGTTCCACGAGGATGGACAGCACCTCGGCGTCCACCAACCTCCTTAGCAACCATTCCAACACTTGTGGCTGCGGCTGTGGTCTCAAAGCACTTCACACAAAAG GGGAAAAGGAGTTAGTAGAGTTTCTAACTGAAGAAATAGTAGCTGAACGTAAGGCTCAGAAGGTGAAGACTTTGCCCACTGAAGTAAATGGGTTTGTAGTAAAAGCAGACAGTGCAGAGGTTACCCTCACCAAGCAACTGAAGGATGAACT GGTAAGAATAACATTCAACGTAAACCACACAGTGGATTCTGAGGACTTTGGTGAGGACGCTCAGCCAGAAAAACAGGAGTTCTCTGAGATGCGCTCCAAGCCACAGTTTGAGGTTGACCTGGTGAGAGGCGACTCTACCCTTGGCTTTACTTGTTCCTTCCTTCAGGAACCACCATCAACTAATGCTGAGGAGTAca ACGACATTTTTGGTATTGATGAGGTGACGTTATACAAAGGCGAGTGGAACGAAAAGGTGTACGCGGTCGCTGGAGACGTTCTAGAcgga TACCTCTACGATCTTCTGATGAATCTTCTAGAAGAAAAAGGCATTGGAAATGAGTTTGTACAGAAGTTGTCTGACTTCAGTACAGCTTACGAACACACGGCATACATAAATTTGCTCGAAGGCATCTCGAAGTTTACTATTGGCAAGCAATAG
- the LOC120628589 gene encoding protein lin-37 homolog isoform X2, protein MPLSKRRRLFTPKKGSKVKPNTKASEEPNVVTTARGRLKGALMEMMEPAAEESDASSDYIPAKREKLTTTIYLSQDQREPSSEEEEKPARRRKSPLRQSYVLKLFDRSVDLSQFNEESPLYPICRAWIANQPKATYSDISSRKQQEPAPEESIDLPGPEGPVISRIPSLLPRQKVCKDSINLNYLEAPPPSKEQLLSQHTSRWVEVRNAWLQQAMLVETRYSATQALLNKINHNNL, encoded by the exons ATGCCTCTATCAAAACGAAGAAGATTGTTTACACCCAAAAAGGGTTCCAAAGTAAAACCTAACACCAAGGCTTCCGAGGAACCAAATGTTG TTACAACAGCCCGCGGCCGCCTCAAAGGTGCCTTGATGGAAATGATGGAACCTGCAGCTGAAGAATCAGATGCTTCTTCAGACTATATACCTGCCAAACGGGAAAAGCTGACAACTACtat ATACCTTAGTCAAGATCAGAGGGAGCCGTCTTCAGAAGAGGAAGAAAAACCAGCAAGGCGCCGGAAATCTCCACTACGCCAGTCTTATGTTCTAAAACTATTTGATAGGAGTGTAGATCTCTCACAGTTTAACGAGGAATCCCCACTTTATCCCATTTGCAGAGCTTGGATTGCTAATCAGCCTAAGGCTACCTACAGTGATATTAG TTCCAGAAAACAACAAGAACCTGCACCAGAAGAGAGCATAGACCTGCCAGGTCCAGAAGGGCCAGTCATATCTCGGATACCAAGCTTGCTTCCTCGGCAGAAAGTATGCAAAGACAGTATCAATTTGAATTAT CTTGAAGCCCCTCCCCCAAGCAAAGAACAACTGTTAAGCCAGCACACGTCCCGCTGGGTGGAAGTGCGCAATGCCTGGCTGCAGCAGGCCATGCTGGTGGAGACACGGTACTCTGCCACGCAGGCTTTGCTCAACAAGATCAACCACAA caatctttaa
- the LOC120628591 gene encoding partner of Y14 and mago, with translation MATSAYEHDADGGKFIPATQRPDGSWRKPRRIKDGYVPQEEVPLYESKGKQFKAKQNTGLPVGLTSEIAEEIKKSKKGTFQPIPGMIINVEKKKKKKKTAVEEAADKLGKCEIIEPTFTSPSPAPNAISTQSDPVKRLKNLKKKLREIEVLEEKIKSGTVKNPDKEQKEKISKKNDIIKEIDTIETSSE, from the exons ATGGCGACTTCTGCATATGAACATGACGCTGACG GTGGTAAATTTATACCTGCAACCCAACGACCCGACGGCTCTTGGAGAAAACCTAGACGTATAAAAGATGGTTATGTGCCACAAGAAGAGGTCCCCTTATACGAGAGTAAAGGCAAGCAGTTCAAAGCCAAGCAGAACACCGGCCTTCCGGTCGGTCTTACTAGTGAAATAGCGGAGGAAATTAAGAAATCTAAAAAAGGCACTTTCCAGCCTATACCAGGCATGATAATTAATGttgagaagaagaaaaagaaaaagaagacag CTGTAGAAGAAGCAGCCGATAAACTTGGAAAATGTGAAATAATAGAGCCAACATTCACTAGTCCATCACCAGCACCTAATGCAATATCAACACAGTCAGATCCAGTTAAAAGGTTAAAAAACttgaaaaagaaattaagagaaATTGAGGTGCtggaagaaaaaattaaatcggGAACCGTCAAAAATCCAGATAAAGAGCAAAAAGAGAAGATCTCAAAGAAAAAtgacataattaaagaaatagacaCAATAGAAACGAGTAGCGAGTGA
- the LOC120628589 gene encoding protein lin-37 homolog isoform X4: protein MEMMEPAAEESDASSDYIPAKREKLTTTIYLSQDQREPSSEEEEKPARRRKSPLRQSYVLKLFDRSVDLSQFNEESPLYPICRAWIANQPKATYSDISSRKQQEPAPEESIDLPGPEGPVISRIPSLLPRQKVCKDSINLNYLEAPPPSKEQLLSQHTSRWVEVRNAWLQQAMLVETRYSATQALLNKINHNNL from the exons ATGGAAATGATGGAACCTGCAGCTGAAGAATCAGATGCTTCTTCAGACTATATACCTGCCAAACGGGAAAAGCTGACAACTACtat ATACCTTAGTCAAGATCAGAGGGAGCCGTCTTCAGAAGAGGAAGAAAAACCAGCAAGGCGCCGGAAATCTCCACTACGCCAGTCTTATGTTCTAAAACTATTTGATAGGAGTGTAGATCTCTCACAGTTTAACGAGGAATCCCCACTTTATCCCATTTGCAGAGCTTGGATTGCTAATCAGCCTAAGGCTACCTACAGTGATATTAG TTCCAGAAAACAACAAGAACCTGCACCAGAAGAGAGCATAGACCTGCCAGGTCCAGAAGGGCCAGTCATATCTCGGATACCAAGCTTGCTTCCTCGGCAGAAAGTATGCAAAGACAGTATCAATTTGAATTAT CTTGAAGCCCCTCCCCCAAGCAAAGAACAACTGTTAAGCCAGCACACGTCCCGCTGGGTGGAAGTGCGCAATGCCTGGCTGCAGCAGGCCATGCTGGTGGAGACACGGTACTCTGCCACGCAGGCTTTGCTCAACAAGATCAACCACAA caatctttaa
- the LOC120628587 gene encoding rRNA N6-adenosine-methyltransferase ZCCHC4, translating to MVKKRSFVAAETPVQHFKSVEVIAEDVTNHPLCMHGPTLLFSSEKGRFFACASCRNKKDCTVHIDEDDWQKEGVRQRNEKYYKLIPKLDKAAAWNHFKEVKSRHPSDRAYCHTCQELFIVSQSRKHLKDHRIVLQLTDEQLAHPTTFLLPLENDQQEAQYTFTKKSASTVLGILKNNKISNILCIGTPSIHEAVQENPDFDSLLLDYDTRYQQFYPNNKFLWYNMFNNYLFNLNEDEKVLKKFLKSTRNKGLAIVMDPPFGGRVEPLIQTIKELSNMYNKICESEDKILPVIWAFPYFAEPYIKNMLPEIKMHDYQVEYQNHKKFQNKKGGRKFGSPVRFFTNLPFSTIDLSNDSSYKLCNKCKYWVSTTNVHCNKCKECTSKNGMTYKHCHVCKRCVKPTYKHCETCSRCCQEKHICGIVVESQSCYNCNEKGHKKSECPQKDGSSANKKRKSN from the exons ATGGTGAAAAAGAGGTCATTTGTGGCTGCTGAAACTCCGGTGCAGCATTTCAAATCAGTTGAAGTTATTGCTGAAGATGTAACTAATCACCCCCTATGTATGCACGGCCCAACATTGCTGTTTTCTAGTGAAAAGGGCCGTTTCTTCGCGTGTGCTTCTTGTAGAAACAAGAAGGATTGCACCGTGCATATTGATGAGGATGATTGGCAGAAAGAAGGCGTGAGGCAGAGAAATGAAAAGTACTACAAACTTATTCCGAAGTTGGATAAGGCAGCAGCATGGAATCATTTTAAAGAG GTAAAATCGAGGCACCCGTCTGACAGGGCTTACTGCCACACATGCCAAGAACTATTCATAGTGTCCCAGAGCAGGAAGCATCTCAAAGACCACAGAATTGTTCTACAGCTAACGGATGAGCAACTTGCACACCCCACTACATTTTTACTGCCTCTTGAAAACGATCAGCAGGAGGCACAATATACATTCACTAAAAAATCTGCCAGCACTGTTCTTGGAATACttaagaataacaaaataag CAACATCCTATGCATTGGTACACCATCAATACATGAAGCAGTGCAAGAGAATCCAGATTTCGACTCCTTACTCCTGGATTATGACACTCGTTACCAGCAGTTCTACCCAAACAACAAGTTCCTGTGGTACAATATGTTTAATAACTACCTGTTCAATTTGAATGAGGATGAGAAAGTGTTGAAGAAATTTCTTAAAAGCACAag gAACAAAGGTCTCGCCATAGTAATGGACCCACCATTTGGCGGTCGCGTGGAACCATTGATACAGACTATAAAAGAACTGTCCAATATGTACAACAAAATATGTGAAAGTGAAGACAAAATATTACCAGTGATCTGGGCATTTCCTTACTTCGCTGaaccttatattaaaaacatgttACCGGAGATCAAAATGCATGACTATCAA GTTGAATATCAAAACCACAAGAAATTCCAAAACAAAAAGGGCGGGCGGAAATTCGGGTCGCCAGTTCGTTTCTTCACAAACCTACCATTTTCTACCATTGACCTGTCAAACGACAGTAGTTATAAACTTTGCAATAAGTGCAAATATTGGGTGTCCACAACAAATGTACACTGCAACAAGTGTAAAGAGTGTACAAGTAAGAATGGAATGACTTATAAACATTGTCACGTGTGCAAGAGGTGTGTGAAACCAACATACAAACATTGTGAGACTTGCAGCAGGTGTTGCCAGGAGAAACACATATGTGGCATAGTTGTGGAGTCACag TCTTGCTACAACTGCAATGAAAAAGGACACAAGAAGTCAGAATGCCCACAGAAAGATGGTAGTAGCGCAAATAAAAAACGCAAGTcaaattaa
- the LOC120628589 gene encoding protein lin-37 homolog isoform X1 codes for MPLSKRRRLFTPKKGSKVKPNTKASEEPNVDNEVTTARGRLKGALMEMMEPAAEESDASSDYIPAKREKLTTTIYLSQDQREPSSEEEEKPARRRKSPLRQSYVLKLFDRSVDLSQFNEESPLYPICRAWIANQPKATYSDISSRKQQEPAPEESIDLPGPEGPVISRIPSLLPRQKVCKDSINLNYLEAPPPSKEQLLSQHTSRWVEVRNAWLQQAMLVETRYSATQALLNKINHNNL; via the exons ATGCCTCTATCAAAACGAAGAAGATTGTTTACACCCAAAAAGGGTTCCAAAGTAAAACCTAACACCAAGGCTTCCGAGGAACCAAATGTTG ataatgaagTTACAACAGCCCGCGGCCGCCTCAAAGGTGCCTTGATGGAAATGATGGAACCTGCAGCTGAAGAATCAGATGCTTCTTCAGACTATATACCTGCCAAACGGGAAAAGCTGACAACTACtat ATACCTTAGTCAAGATCAGAGGGAGCCGTCTTCAGAAGAGGAAGAAAAACCAGCAAGGCGCCGGAAATCTCCACTACGCCAGTCTTATGTTCTAAAACTATTTGATAGGAGTGTAGATCTCTCACAGTTTAACGAGGAATCCCCACTTTATCCCATTTGCAGAGCTTGGATTGCTAATCAGCCTAAGGCTACCTACAGTGATATTAG TTCCAGAAAACAACAAGAACCTGCACCAGAAGAGAGCATAGACCTGCCAGGTCCAGAAGGGCCAGTCATATCTCGGATACCAAGCTTGCTTCCTCGGCAGAAAGTATGCAAAGACAGTATCAATTTGAATTAT CTTGAAGCCCCTCCCCCAAGCAAAGAACAACTGTTAAGCCAGCACACGTCCCGCTGGGTGGAAGTGCGCAATGCCTGGCTGCAGCAGGCCATGCTGGTGGAGACACGGTACTCTGCCACGCAGGCTTTGCTCAACAAGATCAACCACAA caatctttaa
- the LOC120628589 gene encoding protein lin-37 homolog isoform X3 produces MPLSKRRRLFTPKKGSKVKPNTKASEEPNVARGRLKGALMEMMEPAAEESDASSDYIPAKREKLTTTIYLSQDQREPSSEEEEKPARRRKSPLRQSYVLKLFDRSVDLSQFNEESPLYPICRAWIANQPKATYSDISSRKQQEPAPEESIDLPGPEGPVISRIPSLLPRQKVCKDSINLNYLEAPPPSKEQLLSQHTSRWVEVRNAWLQQAMLVETRYSATQALLNKINHNNL; encoded by the exons ATGCCTCTATCAAAACGAAGAAGATTGTTTACACCCAAAAAGGGTTCCAAAGTAAAACCTAACACCAAGGCTTCCGAGGAACCAAATGTTG CCCGCGGCCGCCTCAAAGGTGCCTTGATGGAAATGATGGAACCTGCAGCTGAAGAATCAGATGCTTCTTCAGACTATATACCTGCCAAACGGGAAAAGCTGACAACTACtat ATACCTTAGTCAAGATCAGAGGGAGCCGTCTTCAGAAGAGGAAGAAAAACCAGCAAGGCGCCGGAAATCTCCACTACGCCAGTCTTATGTTCTAAAACTATTTGATAGGAGTGTAGATCTCTCACAGTTTAACGAGGAATCCCCACTTTATCCCATTTGCAGAGCTTGGATTGCTAATCAGCCTAAGGCTACCTACAGTGATATTAG TTCCAGAAAACAACAAGAACCTGCACCAGAAGAGAGCATAGACCTGCCAGGTCCAGAAGGGCCAGTCATATCTCGGATACCAAGCTTGCTTCCTCGGCAGAAAGTATGCAAAGACAGTATCAATTTGAATTAT CTTGAAGCCCCTCCCCCAAGCAAAGAACAACTGTTAAGCCAGCACACGTCCCGCTGGGTGGAAGTGCGCAATGCCTGGCTGCAGCAGGCCATGCTGGTGGAGACACGGTACTCTGCCACGCAGGCTTTGCTCAACAAGATCAACCACAA caatctttaa